The Kangiella marina genome window below encodes:
- a CDS encoding poly-gamma-glutamate biosynthesis protein PgsC/CapC: protein MLESLFPLNLFPEGSLSSSLVITVWIGVLVVAFFNLRFGWVLSGLVVPGYLVPLLIVKPVSFWVVIFEAIVTYILSRYISDRLTIQLKLSHFFGRDRFFLIILVSVIVRLIFDSTLFPYLSAEISEYTGEPLSIQNDLHSFGLIVIALLANQMWKTGLVRGIFHALTGITITYFIITVVLVNLTNFNVENLSFMYEEISLAILSSPKSYIILLVCAYIASRMNLLYGWEYSGILIPSLLALQWYDPQKILVTFLETFIILGIAVFTMKLPFFANKNFLGAKKIVLFFTIGILYKFALAYYLQWLSPYTKTSDYFAFGYLLSTLIAIKMHDKEYVIHISRATLQTSLTAIILATFIGYSLTFAKINYIEQSDSEQIIIEPHPIENFSSWFNEKKLQFYEVKSEDYVVQPTPKELFLFSDVINQLSRLDNPEQISDEMLISINDFGYRIATYKDYVFLYPARDVSRGMFALNYNPQAQHIILSSPRGIDERLSFDSIFSLFELTNVKYLAISSNPHAVNGDGSSDDLLSSSTFFNQFHNALNKRAILQLRTSTTSDLLLTARKFDDTVTSAGNSYMWVRGDIPVGLNFHRLSELLNSPKVLWKSPQFKNQQRRMSDVPFIELLIDRRVASKLNVLASHNLADVETLDTNLSIKSYLFEELYSNKLAISRRNSESYRVPKEYELNFFYDEILEPVKPLLEKAKSDWTESDFLALQKLNSLASIFNYQYTLYEYDRQNKEYLILSEIDNDERQKHWGLYVFALNSDSDDVIEVPRPLLELGTYEYGVSLFDTSNARALLIAGAHSFTNTDGSSNLLSIQNPTHLFGIVHYLLFNEETLSYRVAHLIRTFNRDQHDISNDVVITEDSNTLQINESQEVRQRLQSMLTGLSIEFSSTDNIQLMFSGNSLTNQLRYHANKSIFTHWISPSLFLSLRLNKSLWWLRKHFQLLEFTYQEGDIAQYFESQELSSERFPAAAKRNLESYLETENIAYLIKVKQRDEYRYSLFLDQPTNQMFLLIKRDNQLVAVRNVNSINDIEIDRTDFSTFLDLRATWLEAPR from the coding sequence GTGCTTGAATCACTATTCCCACTAAACCTATTTCCTGAAGGGAGCTTATCCAGCTCTCTGGTCATTACTGTTTGGATTGGTGTTTTAGTTGTTGCCTTCTTTAATTTACGCTTTGGCTGGGTCTTATCTGGCTTAGTAGTTCCTGGCTATCTAGTTCCGCTATTGATTGTTAAGCCAGTATCGTTCTGGGTTGTTATATTCGAGGCGATCGTCACCTATATTCTTAGCCGTTACATCAGCGACAGATTGACCATACAGCTCAAGTTAAGTCATTTTTTTGGACGGGATCGATTCTTTCTGATTATTCTGGTCAGCGTTATTGTCAGACTTATTTTTGACTCAACGTTATTCCCATATTTATCCGCAGAAATATCAGAATACACAGGAGAACCTTTAAGCATTCAAAATGACCTTCATAGTTTCGGCTTGATCGTTATCGCTTTGTTAGCAAACCAGATGTGGAAAACAGGCCTTGTAAGAGGAATATTTCATGCGCTAACCGGCATTACCATCACTTACTTTATCATCACTGTTGTGCTGGTGAACTTGACCAATTTTAATGTCGAAAACCTCAGCTTTATGTATGAGGAGATTTCATTAGCGATCCTATCGAGCCCTAAAAGCTATATTATTCTGCTGGTTTGCGCCTATATCGCTTCACGAATGAATCTTTTGTACGGCTGGGAATACAGTGGTATTTTGATCCCCTCGCTGCTAGCTTTACAGTGGTATGATCCACAGAAGATTTTAGTTACTTTTTTAGAAACCTTCATCATTCTGGGGATCGCAGTCTTTACGATGAAGCTACCATTTTTTGCTAATAAGAACTTTCTTGGGGCGAAAAAGATTGTCCTATTCTTTACCATCGGCATCCTTTATAAGTTCGCCTTGGCGTATTACTTGCAGTGGTTATCGCCTTATACCAAAACATCTGATTACTTTGCTTTTGGTTACTTATTAAGTACCTTGATAGCAATTAAGATGCATGACAAAGAGTATGTCATACATATTTCCAGGGCCACTCTGCAAACGTCACTAACAGCTATTATTTTAGCAACATTTATAGGTTACTCATTAACTTTCGCAAAGATTAACTATATTGAACAATCTGATAGTGAGCAGATCATTATAGAACCGCATCCTATCGAAAATTTCAGTTCATGGTTCAATGAAAAGAAACTACAGTTTTATGAAGTTAAGTCTGAAGACTATGTCGTTCAGCCGACGCCTAAAGAATTATTTTTATTCAGTGACGTCATTAACCAGCTTTCTAGGCTTGATAATCCAGAGCAGATAAGCGATGAAATGCTTATCTCTATTAATGACTTTGGCTACAGAATAGCTACCTACAAGGACTACGTTTTTTTATACCCCGCAAGAGATGTATCTAGGGGTATGTTTGCGCTTAACTATAACCCTCAGGCACAACACATTATTTTGTCATCGCCTAGAGGGATTGATGAACGATTGTCATTTGACTCTATCTTCTCACTTTTTGAGTTGACCAATGTTAAATATCTCGCCATTTCGAGCAATCCACATGCAGTCAATGGCGATGGTTCTTCTGATGACCTACTGAGCTCAAGTACATTTTTTAATCAGTTTCACAATGCCCTTAACAAACGAGCCATTCTCCAGCTGAGAACCTCGACAACGTCTGATTTATTACTAACGGCACGAAAGTTTGATGATACGGTTACTTCTGCAGGAAATTCTTATATGTGGGTAAGGGGTGATATTCCAGTAGGGCTAAATTTTCATCGTCTGAGCGAGTTACTGAACTCTCCAAAGGTGCTATGGAAGTCACCTCAGTTTAAAAATCAGCAGCGTCGTATGTCAGACGTTCCTTTCATCGAATTATTGATTGATAGAAGAGTGGCTTCAAAGTTAAATGTTCTTGCTTCTCATAACCTGGCTGATGTTGAGACATTGGATACCAACCTCAGCATTAAGTCGTACCTTTTTGAAGAACTTTACAGTAATAAATTGGCTATTTCTCGTCGTAACAGCGAATCATACAGAGTACCCAAAGAGTACGAACTTAACTTTTTTTATGATGAGATTCTGGAACCCGTAAAACCGTTGTTGGAGAAAGCCAAAAGTGACTGGACTGAGAGTGACTTTTTGGCGTTGCAAAAACTAAATTCTTTAGCCTCTATATTTAACTACCAGTACACCTTGTACGAGTACGATAGACAAAACAAGGAGTACCTAATTTTAAGTGAAATTGATAATGATGAACGCCAAAAACATTGGGGTCTTTACGTTTTTGCGCTAAACAGTGATTCGGATGATGTAATTGAAGTGCCTCGTCCACTTTTAGAGCTAGGGACTTACGAATATGGCGTGTCTTTGTTTGATACATCAAACGCAAGGGCATTACTTATTGCTGGCGCCCATTCGTTTACTAATACTGATGGAAGTTCAAACTTACTCAGTATTCAAAACCCGACCCATTTGTTTGGTATTGTTCATTACCTGCTGTTCAACGAAGAAACCTTGTCATATCGCGTAGCTCATCTTATTAGGACTTTTAATCGTGATCAGCATGATATAAGTAATGATGTGGTCATCACAGAAGATAGCAACACTTTGCAAATCAATGAAAGCCAAGAAGTGAGGCAAAGGCTACAATCTATGCTCACCGGCTTAAGTATTGAATTCAGTAGCACCGATAATATCCAGTTAATGTTTAGTGGCAATAGTCTGACAAATCAACTTCGCTATCATGCTAATAAATCGATATTCACTCACTGGATATCACCATCATTATTCCTGAGCTTGAGGCTGAATAAAAGTTTATGGTGGTTAAGAAAACATTTTCAACTGTTAGAGTTTACCTATCAAGAGGGCGATATTGCACAGTACTTCGAGTCGCAGGAGTTATCATCCGAGCGGTTCCCTGCAGCAGCAAAGCGTAATCTTGAAAGTTATCTTGAAACAGAAAATATTGCTTACCTGATTAAAGTTAAACAAAGGGATGAGTATCGCTATAGCTTATTCCTTGACCAGCCTACTAATCAGATGTTTTTATTGATCAAAAGAGATAACCAGCTGGTGGCAGTGAGAAACGTTAACAGTATCAATGACATTGAAATCGACAGGACAGACTTTAGTACATTCTTGGATTTACGCGCCACATGGCTGGAGGCGCCTAGATGA
- a CDS encoding CHASE domain-containing protein encodes MKTTKALKNLHWFHWFVVVSSLLLTLSAWYISSVQLQKKQEAQFNYQADLLIPLVKDRMRQYETALWSGVSNYQSHDNQVSLTDWRKFARSLSVEKRYPGINGIGYITRISRTEKDAYLAEQQAKRPYFKIHPEHEGDELWPIQYIEPEATNAKAVGLDMAHENNRITAAKKARDTGRAQATGPIILVQDVKRTPGFLLFSPLYDSAAPPETLEERRKQFVGLVYAPFVVESLMQGTLHNKNRLVNFRVTDKSEILYDELTEGTKNYDSNPMYSKTVAVPMYGRTWKFTIQSSELFRTVQASKQPLMILVAGIIIDAMLLTLFILLASSSKRASTLAKQMSRKALIEQVKLKGMLEVMSSGVITFDSSNQVLFANRSVDTILGIDHSELVGESLSLTGFQYEPSQQSVFTPKGEQIKENTVTQITIKDGTFLEVTLTEHEVGGTVQYVLELKNIDERVKAQKALAALRKEYS; translated from the coding sequence ATGAAGACAACAAAAGCACTAAAAAACCTGCATTGGTTTCATTGGTTCGTCGTGGTGTCATCTTTATTGTTGACATTATCTGCGTGGTACATATCCAGTGTACAGCTGCAGAAAAAGCAAGAAGCCCAGTTTAACTACCAAGCTGATTTGCTCATTCCATTAGTGAAAGATCGGATGAGGCAGTATGAGACAGCATTATGGTCAGGTGTTTCTAACTATCAGAGCCATGATAATCAAGTATCGCTTACCGATTGGCGAAAGTTTGCGCGAAGCTTATCGGTCGAAAAACGTTATCCGGGTATCAATGGGATAGGGTATATCACTAGAATTTCAAGAACGGAAAAGGATGCCTATCTTGCAGAGCAGCAGGCCAAAAGACCCTATTTTAAAATACACCCAGAGCATGAGGGTGATGAACTATGGCCGATTCAGTATATTGAACCGGAGGCTACTAACGCGAAAGCAGTTGGTCTTGATATGGCTCATGAAAACAACAGAATTACAGCAGCTAAAAAGGCGAGAGATACAGGCAGAGCTCAGGCAACTGGCCCTATTATTCTGGTGCAGGATGTTAAACGAACCCCAGGTTTCTTATTATTTTCACCTTTATATGATTCAGCAGCTCCCCCAGAAACTCTTGAAGAAAGAAGAAAACAATTTGTAGGCCTAGTCTATGCACCTTTTGTGGTAGAGAGTTTAATGCAGGGAACGCTTCATAATAAAAACAGATTAGTTAACTTTAGAGTAACTGATAAAAGTGAAATACTATACGATGAGCTTACTGAGGGTACAAAAAACTATGACTCTAACCCAATGTATAGCAAAACGGTAGCGGTTCCGATGTACGGGCGCACATGGAAATTCACGATTCAATCATCTGAGTTGTTTAGAACTGTTCAAGCAAGTAAGCAGCCCCTCATGATTCTTGTCGCTGGTATCATCATTGACGCGATGCTTTTAACATTATTTATTCTGCTAGCATCGTCCAGTAAAAGAGCCTCAACACTCGCGAAACAAATGTCTAGAAAAGCACTTATAGAGCAAGTGAAACTGAAAGGCATGCTAGAAGTCATGAGTAGTGGAGTAATCACTTTCGATAGTAGCAACCAGGTCCTCTTTGCTAACCGTTCTGTGGACACTATTCTCGGCATTGATCACTCGGAACTCGTAGGAGAGTCACTGTCTCTTACAGGCTTTCAGTATGAGCCGAGCCAACAGAGTGTATTTACGCCTAAAGGAGAGCAGATAAAGGAAAACACGGTAACACAAATAACGATAAAAGATGGTACATTCCTTGAAGTGACACTGACGGAACATGAAGTCGGCGGGACAGTTCAATATGTTCTAGAGCTTAAAAATATCGACGAACGAGTGAAGGCACAAAAGGCACTAGCAGCTCTAAGAAAAGAGTATAGCTAA
- a CDS encoding GGDEF domain-containing protein has protein sequence MEVHYIQNETKRQYLIRQSLQLKKWALLGGLIYYILSTIADFRFPPAVYQQTIPARLFLVLVPLMFITWTYWRKDKFDYTFNLGLLLYLGIASGLVHGFVYYTVIMSGGFFPKVGMAMLLLYSCLLLGLPILFGAICAVVLIVTAAVVYYLTSMPVINIALLTAFYTLFSVCCLIANKVCYFILKENYQLVQKIYHISIYDELTQVFNRRYFVENLHRIYHQAKREQSMLSIVTIDLDNFKLLNDTYGHVAGDDALVKISTIIKKYCKRPLDFVARTGGDEFAVLLYGSNQSHIEGICKSILSDIKSLSIQSSDDGKIISASIGVASTDFKGSVYDIEELIHNSDVAAYQSKKNGKNRFTVFNSES, from the coding sequence GTGGAAGTTCATTACATTCAGAATGAAACCAAGAGACAATACTTAATTCGACAGAGCTTGCAGCTAAAGAAATGGGCGCTTCTAGGCGGCTTAATTTACTATATTCTCTCAACAATTGCCGACTTTCGATTCCCTCCTGCTGTTTATCAACAAACTATTCCTGCTCGATTGTTTTTGGTTCTAGTACCTCTAATGTTCATTACTTGGACTTATTGGAGAAAAGACAAGTTCGATTATACCTTCAATCTTGGGCTGTTGCTTTATTTAGGGATCGCCAGTGGGTTAGTTCATGGTTTTGTCTACTACACAGTAATTATGAGTGGTGGCTTTTTCCCAAAAGTCGGGATGGCCATGCTACTACTTTATTCCTGTTTATTACTGGGGCTACCTATTTTATTTGGGGCTATTTGTGCAGTCGTTCTAATCGTTACAGCCGCAGTGGTGTATTACTTAACGTCAATGCCGGTGATTAATATAGCCCTATTAACAGCGTTTTACACTTTGTTCTCAGTATGCTGCTTAATTGCCAATAAAGTTTGTTACTTCATCCTGAAGGAAAATTATCAGCTGGTACAAAAAATTTACCACATATCAATTTATGATGAATTGACTCAGGTATTTAACCGTCGATATTTCGTGGAGAATCTACACCGTATTTATCACCAAGCTAAACGTGAACAGTCCATGCTCTCGATAGTCACAATTGATCTAGATAATTTTAAGCTGCTCAATGACACATACGGGCATGTAGCTGGAGATGACGCGCTTGTTAAAATTTCTACCATCATCAAAAAATATTGTAAACGACCGCTAGACTTCGTCGCTAGAACGGGGGGTGATGAGTTTGCAGTACTGTTGTATGGTAGCAACCAAAGTCATATTGAAGGTATCTGTAAGTCCATCTTGTCTGATATTAAGAGTCTTTCAATCCAGTCTAGCGACGATGGTAAAATCATTTCTGCTTCAATTGGAGTCGCATCAACAGACTTTAAAGGGAGTGTGTATGACATAGAAGAGTTGATTCATAACTCTGATGTTGCTGCATACCAATCAAAAAAGAATGGTAAGAACCGATTTACAGTGTTTAATTCAGAGTCTTAA
- a CDS encoding response regulator has protein sequence MSKILILESNKNIAHLLEKLCSRMGHEAIIKNQAANIESLLETENIELVVSELHVLGVNIFELLNVIKEIKPRIKIIIITKEYHAERQLKKKGVHVDCVIQKPMSAERLTLEITKLIGS, from the coding sequence ATGAGTAAGATTCTTATACTAGAGTCAAACAAAAATATTGCTCATCTACTCGAGAAGCTTTGCTCGCGAATGGGGCATGAAGCGATTATTAAGAACCAGGCTGCTAATATCGAGTCATTACTTGAAACTGAAAATATCGAGTTGGTAGTTTCTGAGTTACACGTTCTAGGCGTTAACATTTTCGAACTTCTAAATGTCATTAAAGAGATAAAACCTCGCATAAAAATTATCATCATAACTAAAGAGTATCATGCAGAACGTCAACTAAAGAAGAAGGGGGTTCATGTTGACTGTGTTATACAAAAGCCGATGTCAGCGGAACGATTGACGCTTGAAATCACAAAACTTATAGGCAGCTAG